A stretch of the Panicum virgatum strain AP13 chromosome 9N, P.virgatum_v5, whole genome shotgun sequence genome encodes the following:
- the LOC120688188 gene encoding 2-haloacrylate reductase-like isoform X2 → MWVKVIKVHELGGPEVLSWEEVEIGDPKEGEIRIKNKAGVNYVDIYYRTGLHRAPLPFIPGKEAVGVVSAVGPGVTSFKVGDVVSYADNPMGSYAEEQIIPASVAIPIPPAIDYKTAASVLLKGMTAYVLVRQAFKVQRGHTVLVHAAAAGVGSLLCQWANALGATVIGTVSTEEKVGQATQDGCRHVIVYTKEDFVTRVAEITSGEGVHVVYDAVGKDTFQGSLACLMSRGCMISYGQSSGSRPDPVRLSDLAPKSLILGRPGLMHYTTNHDELLQAASEVFASIMAGVLQVHSNHVYLLSEAARVHKDLEARRTSGSIVLIPDGQRL, encoded by the exons ATGTGGGTCAAGGTAATAAAAGTCCACGAGCTCGGTGGCCCAGAA GTCCTTAGTTGGGAAGAGGTTGAGATTGGGGATCCCAAAGAAGGAGAAATCCGGATCAAGAACAAGGCCGGAGTCAATTATGTCGATATATATTACCGTACCGGATTACATCGAGCTCCTCTTCCATTTATTCCTG GCAAGGAAGCAGTTGGTGTTGTGTCTGCCGTGGGTCCTGGTGTTACTAGTTTCAAAGTCGGTGATGTTGTCAGCTATGCTGATAATCCAATGGGTTCTTATGCTGAAGAACAAATCATCCCAGCAAGTGTGGCCATTCCTATACCCCCTGCAATAGACTACAAAACTGCAGCATCTGTTTTACTGAAGGGAATGACTGCATATGTCCTTGTGCGACAAGCCTTTAAG GTCCAGAGAGGCCACACTGTTCTAgtccatgctgctgctgctggagtcgGCTCTCTCCTCTGCCAGTGGGCAAATGCCCTTGGCGCCACTGTCATTGGCACTGTTTCAACTGAAGAGAAGGTCGGCCAAGCAACCCAAGACGGATGCCGGCATGTGATAGTGTACACGAAGGAGGACTTTGTTACCCGGGTTGCTGAGATCACGTCAGGCGAAGGTGTTCATGTTGTCTACGATGCCGTTGGGAAGGACACATTCCAG GGATCGTTGGCATGCTTGATGTCGCGCGGCTGCATGATCTCCTACGGCCAGTCTTCAGGTAGCAGGCCAGACCCAGTCCGGTTGAGCGATCTCGCGCCAAAATCGTTGATCCTGGGCAGACCAGGACTGATGCACTACACCACCAACCACGACGAATTGCTGCAGGCTGCCAGTGAAGTCTTTGCCAGCATCATGGCCGGCGTGCTGCAGGTGCACTCCAACCACGTGTACCTGCTGTCGGAGGCTGCCCGCGTGCACAAGGATCTCGAGGCTAGGAGGACATCTGGTTCCATCGTGCTGATACCTGACGGCCAAAGGTTGTAG
- the LOC120688188 gene encoding quinone oxidoreductase 1-like isoform X1: MWVKVIKVHELGGPEVLSWEEVEIGDPKEGEIRIKNKAGVNYVDIYYRTGLHRAPLPFIPGKEAVGVVSAVGPGVTSFKVGDVVSYADNPMGSYAEEQIIPASVAIPIPPAIDYKTAASVLLKGMTAYVLVRQAFKVQRGHTVLVHAAAAGVGSLLCQWANALGATVIGTVSTEEKVGQATQDGCRHVIVYTKEDFVTRVAEITSGEGVHVVYDAVGKDTFQAPHFVEQGSLACLMSRGCMISYGQSSGSRPDPVRLSDLAPKSLILGRPGLMHYTTNHDELLQAASEVFASIMAGVLQVHSNHVYLLSEAARVHKDLEARRTSGSIVLIPDGQRL, from the exons ATGTGGGTCAAGGTAATAAAAGTCCACGAGCTCGGTGGCCCAGAA GTCCTTAGTTGGGAAGAGGTTGAGATTGGGGATCCCAAAGAAGGAGAAATCCGGATCAAGAACAAGGCCGGAGTCAATTATGTCGATATATATTACCGTACCGGATTACATCGAGCTCCTCTTCCATTTATTCCTG GCAAGGAAGCAGTTGGTGTTGTGTCTGCCGTGGGTCCTGGTGTTACTAGTTTCAAAGTCGGTGATGTTGTCAGCTATGCTGATAATCCAATGGGTTCTTATGCTGAAGAACAAATCATCCCAGCAAGTGTGGCCATTCCTATACCCCCTGCAATAGACTACAAAACTGCAGCATCTGTTTTACTGAAGGGAATGACTGCATATGTCCTTGTGCGACAAGCCTTTAAG GTCCAGAGAGGCCACACTGTTCTAgtccatgctgctgctgctggagtcgGCTCTCTCCTCTGCCAGTGGGCAAATGCCCTTGGCGCCACTGTCATTGGCACTGTTTCAACTGAAGAGAAGGTCGGCCAAGCAACCCAAGACGGATGCCGGCATGTGATAGTGTACACGAAGGAGGACTTTGTTACCCGGGTTGCTGAGATCACGTCAGGCGAAGGTGTTCATGTTGTCTACGATGCCGTTGGGAAGGACACATTCCAG GCTCCACACTTTGTTGAGCAGGGATCGTTGGCATGCTTGATGTCGCGCGGCTGCATGATCTCCTACGGCCAGTCTTCAGGTAGCAGGCCAGACCCAGTCCGGTTGAGCGATCTCGCGCCAAAATCGTTGATCCTGGGCAGACCAGGACTGATGCACTACACCACCAACCACGACGAATTGCTGCAGGCTGCCAGTGAAGTCTTTGCCAGCATCATGGCCGGCGTGCTGCAGGTGCACTCCAACCACGTGTACCTGCTGTCGGAGGCTGCCCGCGTGCACAAGGATCTCGAGGCTAGGAGGACATCTGGTTCCATCGTGCTGATACCTGACGGCCAAAGGTTGTAG
- the LOC120688185 gene encoding hexose carrier protein HEX6-like, protein MAIGDAAAPAAGGVEYGGRITPFLLLSCIVACCGGFLFGYDLGISGGVTSMNSFLKRFFPEVYRQKQDSKVSHYCQFNSELLTLFTSSLYIAGLVATLVASSITRRYGRRASILIGGTFFITGSVFGGAAVNIPMLLFNRILLGIGLGFTNQSIPLYLSEIAPPQYRGAINNGFELCLSLGILCANILNYFVVKIKAGWGWRISLSMAALPAAILTMGAIFLPETPSFIIQRDGNTDKVRILLQKLRGTDSVQEELNDLVSASNLSRTTRYPFRNIFKRKYRPQFVITLLIPFFNQVTGINVINFYAPVMFRTVGLKENASLLSSVVTRLCATFANIVAMMLVDRSGRRKLLLVGSIQMILSQFTVGAILAEKFKDHGEMEKDYAYLVLIIMCVFVAGYGWSWGPLTFLVPAEVCPLEIRSAGQSIVVAVTFLMTFVISQTFLVVLCHIKSATFFVFGVWIGLMAIFVYLFLPETKNLPMEQVKHLWRRHCFWKNIVSEEQEEKKQAGTTALPSS, encoded by the exons ATGGCGATCGGAGATGCTgctgcgccggcggccggcggggtggAGTACGGCGGCCGCATAACGCCGTTCTTGTTGCTGTCTTGCATCGTCGCCTGCTGCGGCGGCTTCCTCTTCGGCTACGACCTTGGCATCTCCG GTGGTGTTACCTCAATGAATTCATTCCTGAAGAGGTTCTTCCCCGAGGTGTACCGCCAGAAGCAGGACAGCAAAGTGAGTCACTACTGCCAGTTCAACAGCGAGCTCCTCACCCTGTTCACGTCATCCCTGTACATAGCTGGCCTTGTGGCTACTCTGGTTGCATCATCCATCACAAGGAGGTATGGACGCCGAGCATCCATTCTGATCGGCGGCACCTTCTTCATCACAGGATCAGTGTTTGGTGGTGCAGCTGTCAATATTCCCATGCTGCTCTTCAACCGAATTTTACTGGGAATTGGTCTGGGATTCACTAACCAG TCAATCCCATTGTACCTGTCAGAAATAGCACCACCTCAATATCGTGGAGCAATCAACAATGGCTTTGAACTTTGCCTCAGCCTTGGAATTCTCTGTGCAAACATCCTCAATTATTTTGTTGTGAAAATTAAAGCGGGGTGGGGGTGGAGGATATCTCTGTCCATGGCTGCGCTCCCTGCTGCAATCCTAACCATGGGTGCAATCTTCCTCCCTGAGACACCAAGCTTCATAATACAGCGTGATGGCAACACCGACAAGGTAAGGATCCTTCTGCAAAAGTTGCGTGGAACAGACTCGGTCCAGGAGGAGCTTAATGACTTAGTCTCTGCTAGCAATCTCTCAAGGACAACCCGATATCCATTCAGAAATATATTCAAGAGGAAGTACAGGCCACAATTTGTGATAACACTGCTGATCCCTTTCTTCAATCAGGTCACTGGGATCAATGTAATAAATTTTTATGCTCCAGTAATGTTCAGGACAGTCGGTCTCAAGGAGAACGCATCCCTCCTCTCTTCAGTTGTCACACGCCTCTGTGCAACATTTGCGAACATCGTAGCCATGATGCTGGTCGACAGGAGTGGGCGTAGGAAGCTTCTCCTCGTAGGCAGTATCCAGATGATCTTGTCGCAGTTCACTGTGGGTGCAATCCTAGCTGAAAAGTTTAAGGACCATGGGGAAATGGAAAAGGACTATGCATACCTAGTGTTGATCATAATGTGTGTGTTTGTTGCAGGCTATGGATGGTCTTGGGGGCCTCTCACATTCTTGGTCCCTGCAGAGGTTTGTCCACTTGAGATCAGATCAGCAGGGCAGAGCATTGTAGTTGCTGTGACTTTCTTGATGACATTTGTGATCAGCCAGACATTTCTTGTGGTCCTCTGCCACATCAAGTCCGCGACATTCTTTGTCTTTGGTGTATGGATTGGCTTGATGGCTATATTTGTTTATCTGTTCCTTCCGGAGACAAAAAATTTGCCCATGGAACAGGTAAAACATCTCTGGAGGAGGCACTGCTTCTGGAAGAATATTGTGAGTGAAGAACAAGAGGAGAAGAAACAAGCAGGGACAACAGCTTTGCCAAGCTCCTAG
- the LOC120688186 gene encoding O-fucosyltransferase 30-like, producing MDLPASRGRCRRRGARSHLPVVVAVLVLLLPTLLLFSSAYSTMLRALLPFTSSASGDGGVPQCGGSVELEGERFLWYAPHSGFSNQVGELRNAAVAAALLNRTLVVPPVLDHHAVVLGSCPKFRVTDPASLRAAVWDHAMQLLREGRYVSMGDIVDLSPVKSMVRMIDFRVFVSLWCGVDMRKTCFSGLCCAVSGGSSMPADYNRCRALLSGLGGSENGCVYPVQDDCRTTVWTYQQNNEGALDQFQPDEELKRRKKISYVRRRRDIYKVLGPGSQAEDATLLAFGTLFSGLYKRSQSYFDIHESPKDQRIQSLLEKIEFLPFAPEIMAAGREFAKNKIKEPFVCAQLRLLDGQFKNHWKATFSALKEKLKAVEFEMKRNKNSGPVHMFIMTDLPPANWTKTYLANVAKDEQYKLYTLKESDELVVQTAQSLMAAEHGVRSGFLPKTIENRKKDCDHVQLPEILLYLEESVCSCASLGFVGTAGSTIAGSIETMRKNNVCKW from the exons atggacttgccggcgagccgcggccgGTGTCGCAGGCGGGGCGCCCGGTCGCACCTGCCCGTTGTCGTGGCCGTCCTCGTACTCCTCCTCCCGACCCTGCTACTCTTCTCATCCGCCTACTCCACCATGCTCCGCGCCCTCCTCCCCttcacctcctccgcctccggggACGGTGGCGTGCCCCAGTGCGGGGGCTCGGTTGAGCTCGAGGGAGAGAGGTTCCTGTGGTACGCGCCACACAGCGGGTTCAGCAACCAGGTGGGCGAGCTCCGGAACGCCGCAGTGGCCGCCGCGCTGCTGAACCGCACTCTCGTCGTGCCCCCCGTGCTCGACCACCACGCCGTCGTCCTCGGGAGCTGCCCCAAGTTCAGGGTCACCGACCCAGCATCGCTGCGCGCCGCTGTCTGGGATCACGCCATGCAGCTCCTCCGGGAGGGGAG GTATGTTTCGATGGGCGACATAGTTGATCTGTCCCCAGTCAAATCCATGGTTAGGATGATTGACTTCAGGGTTTTTGTCTCGCTGTGGTGTGGTGTAGACATGAGGAAGACTTGCTTTTCTGGGTTGTGCTGTGCTGTTTCTGGTGGTAGCTCTATGCCAGCTGACTACAATAGATGCCGAGCTTTGCTGTCTGGTCTGGGAGGCAGTGAAAATGGCTGTGTATATCCTGTACAAGATGATTGTAGAACAACGGTCTGGACGTATCAGCAGAACAATGAGGGGGCCTTGGATCAATTTCAACCAGATGAAGAGttgaaaaggaggaagaagatctCATACGTTCGGAGGCGCAGAGATATATACAAGGTTTTAGGGCCTGGTTCACAAGCTGAGGATGCTACCTTGTTGGCATTTGGGACACTGTTCTCAGGACTATACAAGAGGTCACAGTCTTACTTTGATATCCATGAGTCACCAAAAGATCAAAGAATACAGAGTTTACTAGAGAAGATTGAGTTTCTTCCTTTTGCCCCAGAGATCATGGCTGCAGGTAGAGAGTTTGCTAAGAACAAGATCAAAGAGCCATTTGTTTGTGCGCAACTAAGATTGCTAGACGGTCAATTCAAAAATCACTGGAAAGCCACATTTTCTGCCCTCAAAGAGAAATTGAAAGCTGTTGAGTTTGAAATGAAGAGAAATAAGAATAGCGGTCCTGTTCACATGTTCATCATGACCGATCTTCCACCAGCAAACTGGACCAAAACCTATCTTGCAAATGTTGCGAAAGATGAGCAATACAAATTGTACACCCTGAAGGAAAGCGATGAATTAGTGGTGCAGACTGCACAAAGCCTTATGGCTGCAGAACATGGTGTACGGTCTGGATTCCTTCCAAAAACCATAGAGAACAGGAAGAAGGATTGTGACCATGTTCAACTACCAGAAATTCTGTTGTATCTTGAAGAATCTGTTTGTAGCTGCGCATCACTAGGATTTGTTGGGACAGCTGGATCTACCATAGCAGGAAGCATAGAAACAATGAGAAAGAACAACGTCTGCAAATGGTAG
- the LOC120688182 gene encoding hexose carrier protein HEX6-like — MAIGAFAEAAPADGGEGYSGRVTPFVLLSCVVAGSGGILFGYDLGISGGVTSMDSFLKRFFPEVYRQSQAQDTRVSHYCEFNSELLTLFTSSLYVAGLVATLVAASITRRYGRRVSMLIGGTVFVAGSVFGGAAVNVPMLILNRILLGIGLGFTNQSIPLYLSEMAPPRYRGAINNGFELCISLGILFANILNYFVIKITAGWGWRISLSMAALPAAFLTIGVIFLPETPSFIIQRDGDTNKARILLQKLRGTTSVQKELDDLVSASNLSRTTQYPFRNIFKRKYRPQLVVALLIPFFNQVTGINVMNFYAPVMFRTIGLKERASLFSSVVTRLCATFANIIAMMVVDRFGRRKLFLIGGVQMILSQFTVGAILAAKFKDSEDMDNEYAYLVLITMCVFVAGFAWSWGPLTFLVPAEVCPLEIRSAGQSIVVAVVFLMAFVIGQTFLEVLCGIKSGTFFVFGGWICLMTLFVYLFLPETKKLPMEQMEQVWSRHWFWKKIVGEKVEKKQAKSGETALPSL; from the exons ATGGCGATCGGCGCGTTCGCGGAGGCCGCTCCGGCGGACGGCGGGGAAGGATACAGCGGCCGCGTGACGCCGTTCGTGCTGCTGTCCTGCGTcgtcgccggcagcggcggcatccTCTTCGGCTACGACCTCGGCATCTCCG GTGGTGTCACCTCAATGGACTCGTTCCTGAAGAGGTTCTTCCCGGAGGTTTACCGTCAGAGTCAGGCGCAGGACACCAGAGTGAGCCACTACTGCGAGTTCAACAGCGAGCTCCTCACCTTGTTCACGTCCTCCCTGTACGTTGCTGGCCTTGTCGCAACTCTCGTTGCGGCTTCCATCACAAGGAGGTATGGCCGCCGTGTGTCGATGCTCATCGGTGGCACCGTCTTCGTCGCTGGCTCAGTGTTCGGTGGCGCAGCTGTAAATGTTCCCATGCTTATCCTTAACCGAATCCTACTCGGAATTGGTCTGGGATTCACTAATCAG TCTATCCCATTGTACTTGTCGGAAATGGCGCCGCCGCGATACCGTGGGGCAATCAACAATGGCTTTGAGCTTTGCATCAGCCTTGGCATTCTCTTTGCAAACATCCTCAACTATTTTGTTATAAAAATTACAGCAGGATGGGGATGGAGGATATCCCTGTCCATGGCAGCACTCCCTGCTGCGTTCCTAACCATCGGTGTGATCTTCCTTCCTGAGACACCAAGCTTTATAATCCAACGCGATGGTGACACCAACAAGGCAAGGATCCTGCTCCAGAAGCTGCGTGGAACAACCTCAGTCCAAAAAGAGCTTGATGACTTGGTTTCTGCTAGTAACCTCTCAAGGACAACACAGTATCCATTCAGAAACATATTCAAGAGAAAGTACAGGCCGCAGCTTGTAGTAGCACTGCTGATCCCATTCTTCAATCAGGTTACTGGGATCAATGTGATGAACTTCTATGCACCAGTCATGTTCAGGACAATCGGTCTCAAGGAGAGGGCGTCCCTCTTCTCCTCAGTGGTGACACGCCTATGCGCAACATTTGCCAACATCATAGCAATGATGGTGGTTGACAGGTTTGGGCGCAGGAAGCTCTTCCTTATAGGCGGTGTGCAGATGATCCTCTCGCAGTTCACTGTTGGTGCAATATTGGCTGCAAAGTTCAAGGACTCTGAGGACATGGACAATGAGTATGCATACCTAGTGTTGATCACAatgtgtgtgttcgttgcaggCTTTGCGTGGTCATGGGGCCCTCTTACATTCTTGGTCCCTGCTGAGGTTTGCCCACTGGAGATCAGGTCCGCAGGGCAGAGCATTGTTGTTGCTGTGGTTTTCTTGATGGCATTCGTGATCGGCCAGACTTTTCTTGAGGTTCTTTGTGGTATCAAGTCAGGGACGTTCTTTGTATTTGGTGGGTGGATCTGCTTGATGACACTTTTTGTTTATCTGTTCTTGCCGGAAACAAAGAAGCTGCCCATGGAGCAGATGGAGCAGGTCTGGTCGAGGCACTGGTTCTGGAAGAAGATTGTAGGGGAGAAGGTGGagaagaaacaagcaaaatcaGGGGAAACAGCTTTGCCGAGCTTGTAG